CGTACGCCACCGCCCGCGCCGTCGCCCCGGACTGGACGCCTCCGCAGGCCGGCTCCCCCACGGGGCTGGCGTTCGAGTGCGACGGCCCGGCCGGGGTGGACGCCCTCTACGCGGAGCTCACCACGGCCGGCTACACGGGTGAGAAGCCTCCGTGGGACGCGTTCTGGGGCCAGCGCTACGCGGTCGTCCAGGACCCGGACGGCCACGGGGTGGACCTGTTCGCGCCCCTGCCGCAGTGACGGTTTCCCCGGCCGCCGCGGGTCCTCAGTTCGCGGGATGCTCACCCAAGTACAGCACGCCGCATTGGCGGCAGAACGGCTGGGCGCCGGCTTTGCCCCAGGCGTCGGCCGACTGGGTGGCGGCGGCCGGGGCGAGGTCCCGCCCGCACATGGCCGTGGTGGTGCCCACCCGTGTCATGTGCCAGAGCTTGACCGGGGTGTCCTCGTGCGGCAGGACGCCTTCCTCGTACTCAGCGCGAATCTCGTGCTCCATGGGGTGCACCTCCTACCCATACGATGCGCCTGCCGGTAGGGGGCCACAACGCCAGGGCCGCGGGCCGGCCCGGCTCAGAACACCGACCACCCGGTGAGCGTCGTGAAGTGGTCCAGGGCCGCCGCGCCGGCGACGGAGTTGCCGCGGGCGTCGAGGCCGGGGCTCCAGACGCAGAGCGTGCAGCGGCCGGGGATGACGGCGATGATGCCGCCGCCGACACCGCTCTTCGCGGGCAGCCCGACCCGGTAGGCGAACTCCCCGGCCGCGTCGTACGTCCCGCAGGTCAGCATCACCGCGTTGATCCGCTTGGCCTCGCGGGCCTCCAGCAGCCGGCTGCCGTCCGCGCGCAGTCCGTGGCGGGCCAGGAACCCGCC
The sequence above is a segment of the Streptomyces lydicus genome. Coding sequences within it:
- a CDS encoding VOC family protein codes for the protein MTTAAQPTPPLPRFAAIGMVVSDMAASLAFYRRLGLAVPAGADTAPHAEAQLPGGLRLMWDSYATARAVAPDWTPPQAGSPTGLAFECDGPAGVDALYAELTTAGYTGEKPPWDAFWGQRYAVVQDPDGHGVDLFAPLPQ